Within the Phycodurus eques isolate BA_2022a chromosome 15, UOR_Pequ_1.1, whole genome shotgun sequence genome, the region gggggggggggggtgtctttAGTGTTTATGAGTGTTTGAGCAGTTTGTGAGCGTGATGTAATTGGGAATGACATCTAATGGCCCCTTAAAACTACTTCACGTTCTTCTGGACCAAAATGTTATATTGTAAGCTACAGCAcacaatacaatatattgtaagcTACAGCAcacaatacaatatattgtaagcTACAGCATACAATATAACCCCCAGTCTTTTGGtgcccctgtcccaggtttttggtaatgtgttgcaggcaatgaggtaattaaaaaaaaaaaaaaaaaagttcatcagtttgaacattaaatatcttgtctttgtggtttactcaattgaatataggttcaaaaggatttgcaaatcagtgtattgtttttatttacattttacacaatgtcccaacttcattggaattggggtttgtatttcgATTTTcttattctaaaaatattaaacCACCACTCAGTATACTGCACAGCTGGTTTTTATATAGTGCTCGGGGttacttatttttacacaactGCAGAGAAcaccaaccattcacattcacaccagttgacaattttgagtctttggTTGACGTAAGATGACTTCTGGtgagagaagcagggtacagCAGGGACTGGTAACCAACCAAATGGTGGACAaattattcactttttttttaatcccccccACAAGAAAATCTCAACCTGTGATGTTTAAAGTAGTCCAAAATACTGTTTATTTaggacattttgtttctttcatttcatgACAAGTCTCAAATTAATACACATTTATTAAGTCACTCTATatacataatttattttcttcataactttaacatcatgtttgatcttgacaaaaaatataatatttaacaatattgtgacaaaattaataatatactacATGCCACCTGGAACGTTATGAATGCGGTATCTGGAAATCTTTACAGTTGTATCGATGTGATATTACAACCAGTTAGAATGATCAGTCTGTCTTCTTATCGCCCGCTACAGTGGATCCATTGGCTGTAACCTCTACATTGTGATCGagctggaaaaaagaaaaaaaaaataagtggatTTTTCGGGTTTTTTCCCCCACCGCATATGATCACTTTATTCTCCAGTCAGCCTACCTCCTTGGATGTCCTATTACAACTCTCACCCATAGCTGGGTCACCAGTGCCGGACTCGTGCACAGCTTTTTTAGTCCAGAATGTATTGATGAAGGGTGAAATGAAAGGGTAGATGAAGGGCTCCAGGAACCTTTTGTAGACCCACAACAGAACAGGGATGACAATGCAGGGGATGCACACCATGGCTGCAGTAACGTGAAAGAACCTGCAACACGGAAACCATACATCGTTAATCCCTACAGTCGCGTTGCTGCTTCTTTCAAAGCAGTAGTAATTTACTGGCAAAATTACGACTATATTAACTCATTTAATACAAAGGTTTCTTATTTAAACCTATACATTTCAATTCATGCTATTCAACCATATCTGCTCACTTTACGTGTTACTGTTTGTTTAGCGACTATTGCGTCACAGGACTAGCTGCGAGGCTAAAGTCATATTGCCAGAAACTTTGGTGATAAAATTGAGTTACACAGCTAAGTAGTAAAGGTAATCACGTATTCGCGCAACAAGTCTCACCTTTTGGAGATTGAAACCGCAAACGGGCGCTCACAGGTTATTGATCATGTGAAGCGCTAGCTCTGGAAGTCAATACGCATGCGCAGAATCAACTTCCGCCCAAGCGGAAGTTGTCGAGGTAGAACGAGAAGAAGACGGAAGGAGCGACATCACAGGCGCCTTTCTCAAAACGCAACCACGTAGATGTCTGAATTTTAAGCATGTGAGTGACTTGTACGCTTTTATGTTTCCACGTTCATGAAGTTAGAACTAACGTTTaagtgccaaatgtttaattagCTTCTGTTTTGCGTGAAAGTGCGCTGCGTGTATAGAGGCATATGCTCATGTGAAGTTAGCTTTCTGAAAGCGTCGCTCGTTTCTAATTGTTGTTGTCGATCATGCCGTGTAACCTTCAAAAGTTAACTCAAAACTCCAGAGTGTGAAGAAAAAAGTAAGCGCTCAAAGAcattaattgtatatatattgtattttcactcatggggGCAGAACCTCATCACCAAGATGATGAACTACACTTGTCAATTAATGTAATGGATCCGTGCATGCAGGAGACACATTACCACCGCCCATACTAAATAGCATTATGAGGTCACAGttcagcaaaattcacaatggTGTCATAtttaactcttcttttttttcagtgtcacAATGCCGCTATTGACGGAGTCGCAGGGAAACAATGAACAATACGTGCTGGTAGCCTGCTTGGACAACGCACACAATCTGTCCAACATCCTGAAAGCCATTGCATTCAAAGACCACGCCCTCGTCACCGCCACACCCAACGGCCTCAAAGTCACTGTAGAGAACTCCAAATGTCTTCAAGCAAATGCCTTCATCCAGGTTTGTTTGCTTGCTATAATTCTTTGTTTTCGGGATTGTTGAATGTTAATATTAGGACTGTTGGCTTTTGATTTCAGGCTGAAATCTTCCAGGAGTTTACTATCAAGGAAGATATGGTAGGATTGAAgatcaacctcacagttctgctgGATTGTCTCAGTATTTTTGGAGGAAGCACAGTACCAGGTGTCTATCTAGCCTACAGTCTTtagtcaggggtgtcaaacgaaCAGCCCAAAGACCAGAACCGGACCATCAGGGGGTCCAATCTGGGCCTGGATGTTCAAAACTCGGTTATTTTTTAACCACTGGTTAAGTAGACTTAAACGACCGTTAACTTGTTGTGCAAAACTCAGTTAACGTTAACCGGCCGTTAGCGTGACGTTAATGTTAACACACCGCAGGGCTGCCGCTAACATTTTAACAGTGCGGTTAACTCTCGAGATGGCATTCGTGGCTAATGATTCGCTTCAAACTTGGTGTGTATCATCTCAAGACATGGGACATTAAAAGTTGGGAAAACAACATATTTCATGgatttattcaataaataagaCATGACTGTGATCTATTTGGACATTTGAACGATCTTACATTATGaagtcaaaaacaaatattggaaaTAGATAAACATTGCGTCTGTATGAAGCACCCATAAAATGTCTATATTTTCCTTGTCCGCGGTAACTTGAATAACAGTCTAAAATTTGATTCAATTAGATATAATAATATAGGTTAAAAGGGATATAAAAAGCCAAAAGCCTCATGGTGGCacatggatgactggttagagcgtctgcctcgttagagcgtctgcctcacagttctgaggaccggggttcaatccccggcccctcctgtgtggagtttgcatgttctccccgtgcaagCGTGGATTTTCTcaaggcactccggtttcctcccacatcccaaaaacatgcatggtaggttaattgaagactctaaattctaaactctaaatgtttgtttacgtgtgcaattcgattggctggcaaccagttcagggtgtggtgtgatgatggctgggataggctccaacactcctgcgacccttgtgaggataagcggctcagaaaatggatggatggatgaattatctcatggatttattaaaaatagttGATTATGTCCGGCAATGAAGTCAGACAAGAAGAGATATTGACAGAATCATATTACATCCATGCGAAGCACCCGCAAAATATCTGCTGTAAAgtttttacttattttctcTGTTCACTGGTTCATTGAATACCATTTAAAGTTTGTTCAAAGAGACGTGGCAATGATGATGCATTTTATAGAAATATATGTAAAAGTCATTAGTGTTTATATTGATtgttatatttcaaaatattataaataaataaaaaaacaatagaaagtACAATGAAACCTCAACTGGCATTTAGTATAATGATAAAAGAGATGACTTCATTGTCTTTCCTTATCAATCCTAATCCTTATCCATCCTTATCAAAATTAAACGTGGTGTGATAATTATTGCTtgatatgaagcataaaatcaaTGAATCATCTATAAAATCTCTAGTAATTCTAGGTGATGCCCCTTCTCTATATTCAATCTTAAGTACAAAACCGTGAGCTGTACATGTTTGGaacattaatattaataaataaagtcaccgaatttcatttcaatatacCTATTACCACGATAGACACCCCATAATTGTTCCTGTAGACTATGTTACAgtgtacaaaacaataataagttTATGGTTGTTTAATCTTACAGGAAAGTTCACCACCATTTGTGCGAAATGACCCGGGTATGCTCACGACAGTTTTTTCGCTCAACCGTAAATTAGCAAAATGAGGAATTGTGGGATATATTGGCGCTGACCAGTGACGTCAACCACACGGTTAACTTTGACGGTGCTGTTAACTAACGACGTGACTAACCATGTTTTGAACAACGCATATTTAATGGTCGGTTAGCTAACGGGGGTTAAGACACAAGATCAGCGTAAGCCAATAATATACTGGTCCGGCCTACTTGAGTGAATGTAGCCCACACACTAaagtgagtttgacacccctgggttATAGTATCTTATGTACAGGAGCTGTCTATAGTATCTATCTTATCTATCGGTTTGTTTCAGGCGTGTCACCCGCTCTCCGACTGTGCTACAGAGGCTATGGTTACCCCCTGACCCTGTTCCTGGAGGAGGGCGGCGTGGTGACCATTTGCAAGATCAACACGCAAGAGCCAGAGGAGCCAATTGACTTCGAGTTCTGCAGCAGCAACGTCACAAACAAGGTGGAGGTCAAAGCACGAGATGCTAGCAGGACCCCTGATATCAACGCAGAACGGTAGCAGTGATGAAAAAGTATTGTGATAACCATACAACCGGAAATCACTGATTACAATGTTGCGGTAGCTTAGAGATGAAAGTGCTGGCTGCTCGGTACAATATGGATAACAAAATAAGTTGAGTGTATAGAACGGTACCAGTAATGACAGAAGTATAACTGTAGAAACCAAAGTGACTTATGGTACATTGCTGTAGCCTAGCAACAAGAGGTTGAATGCAATGTACACAGTAAATGGAGCTGTTTAGTCATAATGTGAAGAGACCTGCCTCCCAAGCAGTGTCATGTGTTATCAGTTAACCTATTTTTAGATTTTGATGGGTGTTCGTTAAAAAGTTATCTAAAAATTGTACAGTAATAAATAACATACGCTCTATTAGTCCCACAATTGTCAATCAATAGTTTAATTCTGGAATGAATGGATTCACTTTATTATTACTTCCTATGGTAGAAAtagattatttgtttttgttcaaaggTGATCCTGCTGTCCGAGAGTCTGAAGGAGGCTTTTTCTGAACTGGACATGACCAGTGAGGTGCTGCAGATCACCATGTCCCCCAGCCAGCCTTACTTTCGGTCCACACGTCAATATTTGACCTTTTCACTGGAAGCTTTTAAAAAAGATTGTGAATTTTGATGCATCCTCTTTATTCCAGGCTGTCGACGTTCGGCAACGCCGGAAGCGCTCATTACGACTACTCCAAAGATTCTGATATGATGGAGCTGTTCCATTGCACCACCACGCAAAACAACAGGTTAGTGTGGGTGGATGAAGTAGTTTAGTTTTAAGATAATAACTGCAAAATTTAAACTGAATTGCAAAGTTctgggaattttcaaagttggaaactttcagTTGGTTTGCTCCTTATATGGGACTTGAATAGTCCTTACTAAACCAACcagatttactgtaatttctcatgtataatgcaaatgttttgtcaaaagtcaatagtgtgcattatacatggaaAAATCTTtcgtattttataaatgtatgccaccatcttgaggttatgaaaaagcggtacactttcattccaaaatgccaccgccccctagaggttatgagaaaggtgtacacgttcattctaatatgccaccgccacctagtggttatgaaaaaggtgtagccggcactttcattccaatttgaCAAGGGCACGTATGACTTcatatatacagttgtgctcataagtttacatatcctggcagaatttgtgaaatatatatatttttaaatatgactgatgactgaacaacaaccatcattaatttcttcatggttatgttttgtttaatgataatgcttttctgcaatgccatccattttcttttccgcttattcttacgagggtcgcgggctgctgggagcctatcccatctatcttcgtgcggcaggcggggtacaccctgaaccggtcaccagccaatcgcagggcacatataaaaaacaaccattcgcactcatattcgcacctatgggcaatttagaggcttcaatcaacctaccatgtgtgtttttgggatgtggaagaaaaaccacgcaggtatggggagaacatgcaaactcaacaagggcgaggctggatttgaaccccggtcctctgaaCTATGaagcagatgttctaaccagccGTCTGCCGTGTCACCTGGAAcatttccattttggaatatttccaaaataaattcccatggaaaactgaaaaatttccACCTCTGTAAACCAGTTAAGAACACAAACTGTAAACAAAAGTTGATAAAATCTGACAGGGCTGACAAAAATAAAGGGATGGCAGCAGGGAAATACTATCCCCGATTGGCGTTTTAGAGGTACTGCTGTAGTGTTTATGTAATGGTAAAATTATATTTGACATTTAATGGATTGTACTGCTTAAGGTGTTTTGAGCAGCTAGATTTATCTATGTCTCCATAAGTTTCCTGTTCGATAGCAATAATCACACTTTTGCTCTCTGCTTTAAACCATACCCTTCTGTGGTGGTGTCACCCAAAATGCCAAAACAATCTGAAACAGCTTCCGATATCCACTTAGCAGAAGCCTTCCAAGGTTTGCCGGTGTCATGTATTGAACGCCCAAGAAatgtttttccagaaaatgtgatgattcacaatggttgtcattgAACGGTCCGTCCAAACAGGTACAAGATGGCCCTGCTAAAGCCGTCCACCAAGGCGCTGGCGTTGTCCTGCAAAGTGTCTGTGAGGACCGACAGCAGGGGTGTCCTTTCACTGCAGTACCTGGTGCGCAACGACGACGGACAGATCTGCTTTGTGGAATACTACTGCTGTCCTGACGAGGAAGTGGATGATGACTGATGTTTGTACAAGTGGATTATGGACAAAATTGGTTTCAAGCTACTGTTCATTCAACACTTTTATTTTCTGCGTTTTTCTTCCTGGACATACTTGTGTATACCTAGATATATTATAACAGGCAGATATTTCCTAGGATTTTTCAGTTTGATGACACTGTTCATACAAATTAAGCAATTGGTCATTAATATAAAGCTTTATCAGCATTAACTTAGGGAAACGTGTATTGTTTTATAAATTTGTAATAAGACTGAACATGCTGTACGTATGTCTAGCCAAAATCATCTGGAAATGTGGATTCAGAAGCTGTAACGGCAAACCACATTAAATCCAGATATGAAGCAGAACAGGTGTATAATTTCATCTCTACCATAGAGCTTTGCAACGACATTGGTACATGCGACTCAGTCCTGACTTCTCAGCACAATAGGTTTACAAAATGTACACCTCAAAGTTTGCCGTTTAGTCTTAAGGTGAAGAGACTCACCTGCCAAGTAGAAATTGTACCCCACGTTCGTCATGCGTCAGAATTCCCTTCTTTAACATTTGTTGTGACAGTTTGattgagaaatgttttatttttctgtgaaaTGGGGTCAAAAATATTCTTCTCCCTGCTCcttttattcaaaaatgtttttctaatcaataaaaaaaaaaattgaagtttTGTCCCATGTTTACATCACAAAACTTGACAAGTAGTAACTTTAATATGTTGCattcacacaacaaaaacataattgaagtgaataaatgtatatattcctTCCTGGTCATTGATCAGTCCCTCCAGTTACCTGCGCTTCATCTGCATCCTGTTCCTTTTGAACGCTTTGCGAGGCTTCTTTTTCTCTTTAGGCTCCGGTGGTTCAGTCTCGATGATCACGGGTTTCGCCGGCACCGGTGTGTCGAAGACATTGTCTGTCACATCGCTGATGATCTCCGGCTTGACTAGGGCCTTCTTTGCCTTCAGCGACTCCTTCACCATCTGCCTCTCACGCACACGGGCCGCCGCCGCCAGACGGAGCTCACGCCGGTGCTGCATGGATAGGATAGCATGTTAACCGTGGATCCCAATATACAATGTGTACAAGTATATTGTATTAAGTATTCCGACCCACTTAACAGTCtgtcatattgcagccatttgctgaagtcacataagttcatttttttcctcatgaatgtacacacatcaccccatattgacaaaaactgatttttgattagatttttggaagaattggTATATTAAAAATCTCACATGGCCGTTAGTATAAGGACCCTTTGCtgtatttaactcaggtgctgtccatttcttgtgATCATCCCtgtgatggttctacacctccATTGCAGTCCAGCTGTCTAATTTTATTGATGGACTTAATTGAGAAAGACTTACACCTGCCTGTATAAGAAATTACAGCtcatattgcaaatgagaatcatgagatcaaaggaactgcccAAAGAGCACAGAGAGAATTGTGGCAAGTCAaaaatctggccaaggttacaaaagatTTTCTACCACACTTAATgtttctaagagcacagtagccTCCGTAATCCTTAAAAGGAAGTAATTTGGGACAACCAGGACTTTGAGCTTTATCCTCTGTGACTGCTGATGTACATTTGAATCAatctgtttgtgctgtttgacaaaAAGGAGTGAGGATGTAGACATTACTACTGTACGTCAGCTACTACATTAACTTCTCACGCTAGCCAGCGACCACATGCTTGTAAACTTGTAAACAAAAGGTGAGACATctttgtagattctcagtcatccaagCCACAGTAATTCACATCTGGACTTGTTTTTTGTGGAAGATGTtttacctttcatcaataagtTAAAAAGGATTAAAAGTGAAACATCTTcagcaaacaagaagagtccagttgcctcgattccaACTTTGCGAAGAAAAGGTAGATGATTATGTTCTaacattttacataaaattAGTTGTTGGTTTACATTACTTTATTAAAGCACTGCTTGTACAGTTAAAGGTTTTGGATTCCGGAAGTAATTATAACTGATAGTTGATCTCCGAGGGAAATTTTATGTTAGACCTTCGACGTACAACTGTTTTACAGTCACAAGTGTAAAGTGAATATTACCATATTGGGTGACTTGAAGTGTGTGTTTTCATAGAGCGTGGGCCCCCCGAAGCTCCCCTGAAAAATCTTTATAAGATTGAGGACGAAGCGAGGTCCGATTTCCACCAGCGCCGCATCCTCCTCGATGATCTGGAAGCCACCAAAAGATAATGAACAGTCACATTTGACAGGAGGCGTATGATGAAAGAGGAAACAAGTTACCTGGTAGTTCCTGAACCAAATTCTTTCATCTGCTATGGTGAAGGTGATGACGTGGTCCACAAAGGGCTGACTCTTGGGGTGATACCGCGGCGTGGAAAACGTCTGCAACAAGACTACTTATTAATAATGACCGTTCACTTTGATGACTCACTCCTATTTATTAGGTACAGCTGAATAAGGATCATGTTAAAATGCAACCCCAACAAAGCTTAAGGTTAAGGCAGCCCTTGCACTCATGGACCGCTTCACAACACATATGCCAGTGGCCCTACGCAGCAGATTTTTAGCAGCATttgtaaagtaaaaatgaacatgCATCCATCCGTGTGCTTGGTGGGCTTCAAAAGTCAAATAAGATAGATATTCTGCATTTTGACGCATATTGAGatctgactttaaaaaaattaaaattaaaaaaaaattgtcgatAAGAGATTAGTTTAAAACTAGGTAAACTTCAGATAaccatttattaatttaaatgttcaGTTAACTTTATAAGAGATGCTTCTGACCCTCAgaactccctgcactttttgtttgataaTTTAAGgattaacatttcagttataCTCACATTTTGGAAAACTAGATTTCCTGCAGAAAACTTTAgggagttatttatttttttgacttttcATTTCCCTTAAAGAGACATGCTGCTGAGACCGAGCAGCTCCATgcactttttatttgaattaaaaaaaaaaaaaattttttaatttttgtagcAAAATCTGAAAAGTTGTTTAATAAACATATGCTTGAAGGCATTTAAACGAAATGTAGGagtttgtatttaaaatgttgaccccaatattttccattttgcgGCAAATTAAAACCAGCTCAAAATAACGGTTTGCGGCCTGCTTGACTAGTAATAATCAGTATCGGggctagggggaaaaaaaatccatatcggtcTACCACTAAAATACTCTATCATGTGAGGTTGTACCAACCTGAATGAAGAGCTCCTTCAGCAAAGCATAGTGGGGCACTTTGTCAAATGTCTGCAGGGGGAAACAAAATGCAGTGAAGCCTTCCTATTATGGCAGCCATCTTGTTGCTAGCTGTACTCACGGGATCAAAGGACAAGAGTGGCCTGGATCCTTTCAGGCAGTTTCCCGTCATCTTGAGCTCAGCCAGTGTATGAACTGTGGagaagtttacattttttacattacacCTGGCATCATTGTAAGAATCACACTCAAGCACATTCCCACTCACTATTTTGAACCAGGAATTTTGCAGAGGGTCCATGGGGGCTATTTGATACCCTGCGTGACAAGAATGTCTTTAATTGAGTTTTGAGGAAAAATAAGGTTAATATGCTAATGAGTAAAAGGTAATACTATACCACATATAGAGGTCCTGTTTCTTCTTGGCTTCAAAAAAGAGGCACTTGTTGCAGTTTTTGATCTCGCACACCTACAAGAAAAAAACGTCGTCTTCAACATAGATGAATTGATACAAATGTCTGTGCTGTATATAGCACAGAAAtatgaagatactgtatgtgcaaagtTAAAATGCCCAGACTCCTTTAAAAGGGAttgtataggaaaacaaactatcattaaaataaagtgcaatagtTTCAGTAGTAATTTATCCGtgttctgtttgggactatgattttaaataggtaaaCTGGTTTGCTATGCAAGTAAATTTGAAAAGTAGTGCGAATAATCATAAACGatacttttatatggtggtTGTATGCTTATGGAATCATTTTAAATCTATGTTaatcatatggttgtggtaatgctcaaaattaGGTGGTTTTCCCAGGGGCCCTCACTATAAAAACTGGCCCTTcttaatcaaacaaatgatcaaataaaagtaaagcctttttttgggttttgttttacaattgtcctgttttgtctgctactgcttgttgcggacaaacttcttgttcacagtaacatattttgcaaatatatctatggtatgccatggtcatgctgtaccttttcaaaaaaattgtGCGACCAAATCATGCGGTAGTGCGACGAACTGAAAAAGTTTGTTGCACTAGTGCTACTAGTGtaaaagttagtgtagagccctgcaTTACCAGCCAAACagagcacatgtagacaaacaacagtTCACATTTACAAAATTACATCTATATTTAGATTCTTTAATGAACCTAGCATGTTTTTGACTCATGCATACCAGGTAAAAACGTGAACTACGCAGGGGAGGGCCTGAGCCAAGATTTGGTCCGCAAACCTTTCGAGTCGAATGCAGACCGACTATCCCCAATGTGCCGCCCTTGTATGCATTGTTAATAAATGGTAACTACATTTATTAACAATTTTATagacacattttattatatGGATATAAAAAACACTCACCTCGTTAATAACAAATAGCTTGTCCTTTCTGTCCATTTTGGTATCTAatggggattaaaaaaaagtttttattataacaataataaattacaatttcGAAAAATAGCTTTATAGATCACACTGTCTTATCAAACGGTCTCTGAGCAAATCGTTTTCCGTGAttgcctttcaaaataaaattacttacaaaaaagaaaaaacgtctGGTATCCAAATCGTCATTTCTGTTTAGATTCTTGTTGAGAATCACGTATGTACGCCAAACTGACCTGCTTTCGAATGTGGCATCAAGTTCCTCAGGTCTTGCATCAAGTGTCTGGTTCGAAAGTTAATGCCTCTCGAAGAGAAGATGAGAACTCTTTCCTTGTTGGTCCATTTGCCCTGGACACAGTTTaaataattgttgttgtttttttatttaaaacaaaaaaacatcaatcaaaacacaaaaaactaaattccCTTAAAGACAACCTAATCATTCACAGGACTAAACTTTATGACTTAGCTTCTTGCCGGCTAGCTAGCGCCCCCACGCCGCTAACAACAAGCTCTCTGGCTCGGGCACGTACCATAGAAACAGGCGGTGGAATGGTGATTTCATCCTTCTTCTCCTGTTGGTTGTCAGCGGGTGGATCGCCTCCACCTGCGACATGTTTGactttctttgccttttttccaCCGGGTACCCGTCCTCCACGTTTTCGCTTGAGATTCGACATGTTTGTTTGAGGACAACTCTCGCGTGATTGGACGAGAACGTGACCCATGTGCGAGGCGGTGAGAGAACGCGACGGTGCCCCTAAAGGCGCCGAGGTGTTCCTGCCCTGACAATTTGTAGTTTTATTTGGCGAGTTACCTTAGCAAAATACACaatgactaaataaaaatatcaagaGACTTCTATTTataaatgtcatgtttgaggCAGAACCGTTTGTAATCTGTTCGTACTATTTGACTGACAATTCTGCATTACGACAGAGGGAGCAGCAACGGGTTGTCATCGTGTTTAATTGTAAGCCGAGAAAGAGGAATTATCGCGAGAGTTGGTTACACGTTTAAAAGGCCGGTCACTTGCCGTGTTCGCAGTTTAAACGTCTTATATTCAGGGATTTAATCGAAAACTTGTCAATATACAGAAAACGGTCTTCTTTTACTTTGtgcccccaaaaaattaataattccTCCAAAAAGTTGTGTTTTCCTACGTTAACCGACACTAATGCCGGTAGTTAGCATACTGCtgctagctaaatgctaacgaAGGTACAACGTGAACCTACTGAGTGTAAATGTAATCTTTTAATACAAGAACAACGATGAAGTGCCATTACGAAGTCCTGGGAGTCAAACGGGACGCAGACGACGAAGATTTGAAGAAAGCATATCGTAAATTAGCCCTGAAATGGCATCCTGGTAAGTGGCAGAGGGCtcactccaaaacctttcaGTCTTATTACTCTAAATATACCAAATTATTGTTTTCAAACTGTCCAGATAAGAATTTGGATAAAGCCGAGGAAGCAGCCGAGCACTTCAAGCTGATTCAGGCAGCCTATGATGTCCTGGGTGACCCACAGGAGAGAGCATGGTAACTACTGTGTTGTTGACTAACTATAATCATGGTACAGTAGGAAAGACAAGGGTAAAcatttgtgtgtaaaacactttttgtaCATACTTGAAACTGATATTACTAAAAAGATTGTAAATGGATTCTATGGTTTATGcctcttttgtcattttgaggTTTCTGttaaacagaaaaacacagatGGAAGAACATTACGTTCTAGTATTTACATAACTCGTTTTTAAAAAGCACgttaaaaatctgttaaaaatgtttttaaaaacatcaaatatatGATGTAAAATGGATGTATATGAATGCATTTGAACAGTGGCAC harbors:
- the LOC133414005 gene encoding UPF0729 protein C18orf32 homolog; this encodes MVCIPCIVIPVLLWVYKRFLEPFIYPFISPFINTFWTKKAVHESGTGDPAMGESCNRTSKELDHNVEVTANGSTVAGDKKTD
- the rad1 gene encoding cell cycle checkpoint protein RAD1 is translated as MPLLTESQGNNEQYVLVACLDNAHNLSNILKAIAFKDHALVTATPNGLKVTVENSKCLQANAFIQAEIFQEFTIKEDMVGLKINLTVLLDCLSIFGGSTVPGVSPALRLCYRGYGYPLTLFLEEGGVVTICKINTQEPEEPIDFEFCSSNVTNKVILLSESLKEAFSELDMTSEVLQITMSPSQPYFRLSTFGNAGSAHYDYSKDSDMMELFHCTTTQNNRYKMALLKPSTKALALSCKVSVRTDSRGVLSLQYLVRNDDGQICFVEYYCCPDEEVDDD
- the bxdc2 gene encoding ribosome biogenesis protein BRX1 homolog, producing the protein MSNLKRKRGGRVPGGKKAKKVKHVAGGGDPPADNQQEKKDEITIPPPVSMGKWTNKERVLIFSSRGINFRTRHLMQDLRNLMPHSKADTKMDRKDKLFVINEVCEIKNCNKCLFFEAKKKQDLYMWVSNSPHGPSAKFLVQNIHTLAELKMTGNCLKGSRPLLSFDPTFDKVPHYALLKELFIQTFSTPRYHPKSQPFVDHVITFTIADERIWFRNYQIIEEDAALVEIGPRFVLNLIKIFQGSFGGPTLYENTHFKSPNMHRRELRLAAAARVRERQMVKESLKAKKALVKPEIISDVTDNVFDTPVPAKPVIIETEPPEPKEKKKPRKAFKRNRMQMKRR